A genomic stretch from Bacillus sp. E(2018) includes:
- a CDS encoding DUF485 domain-containing protein translates to MLPKKQQNFEHSRYSEIVNTNQFQQLMAEKKRFILPMTVFFLLFYFSLPILTAYTDVLNQNAIGDITWAWIFAFAQFIMTWALCMIYTKRAKRFDELAEKVIADMDKEASS, encoded by the coding sequence TTGTTACCAAAAAAACAGCAAAATTTTGAACACTCAAGGTACAGCGAAATCGTGAACACGAACCAATTTCAGCAATTAATGGCTGAGAAAAAACGTTTCATCCTGCCAATGACCGTGTTTTTTTTACTGTTTTACTTCAGCCTTCCTATCCTAACTGCTTATACAGATGTACTAAATCAGAATGCGATCGGTGACATCACTTGGGCTTGGATTTTCGCTTTCGCTCAGTTCATTATGACATGGGCTTTGTGTATGATCTATACAAAACGAGCCAAGCGCTTTGACGAACTCGCTGAAAAAGTGATAGCTGATATGGACAAGGAGGCTTCCTCATGA
- a CDS encoding MgtC/SapB family protein, whose protein sequence is MSLVLVKLGMSAFFGLIIGIERELKNKPVGLKTSLVISISSCLLTIVSIESARQFSLLSGQTVMDPMRLAAQIVSGIGFLGAGVILRRSNDVISGLTTAAMIWGASGLGIAAGAGFYKEAAAGAFLILISVELIPLIMKWIGPKALRQIDIKLKLVVNPDTIMSDVMKEINELKVKIVNVRIKDLENDYKKMEMAASIYEKRYTTDLYDDVKKIEGIRSVEIETLG, encoded by the coding sequence ATGAGTCTTGTCTTAGTTAAACTTGGAATGTCGGCATTCTTCGGGTTGATTATCGGAATTGAGAGGGAGTTGAAGAATAAACCCGTTGGTCTTAAAACGAGCCTTGTTATCTCCATCAGCAGTTGTTTGCTCACGATTGTCAGCATAGAATCTGCTAGACAATTTTCACTTCTATCAGGTCAAACAGTCATGGATCCTATGCGTTTAGCAGCTCAGATCGTTAGTGGGATTGGTTTTCTTGGTGCAGGTGTTATCTTAAGAAGAAGCAACGATGTGATTTCAGGACTAACAACCGCAGCTATGATATGGGGAGCATCTGGGTTAGGAATTGCTGCCGGAGCAGGTTTCTATAAAGAGGCTGCTGCAGGTGCTTTTTTAATTCTTATCAGTGTTGAACTGATTCCTCTTATTATGAAATGGATCGGGCCAAAAGCATTAAGACAGATTGATATTAAGTTAAAATTGGTTGTTAACCCAGACACCATTATGAGTGATGTGATGAAAGAGATCAATGAGCTGAAAGTAAAGATCGTAAACGTTAGAATAAAAGATCTTGAGAATGACTACAAAAAAATGGAGATGGCAGCATCCATCTATGAAAAAAGATACACAACTGATCTATATGATGATGTGAAAAAGATTGAGGGTATTCGTAGTGTAGAGATTGAAACACTTGGTTGA
- a CDS encoding MMPL family transporter, with translation MKKGLSFQALGKFTYRFRKLIITFWVLTTILLGFFAVKLPSILSGSGFEMDGSFAKVENILQDKFDQPKSSVMLVFDSKKYAPQDAEYKAFVMDTIKQMDGVDDVVAIQSPYDVPEKTIKENVSFASVQFDKSFGDLKKSIDQIRERMPDEDEISVSLTGGPVIAEDMNTASQHDLARAEAIGIPAALIILLLAFGGLIAAGLPIIVGLISVASSLGLLYFYGQTTNVSIFLLNVVPMIGLALGIDFALLLVNRFREELHRGVEKATIISVQTAGRSIAFSGLCVFLGLSGMLLIDIDIFKTVAIGGMVVVILSVLNAITFLPAMLAVLGQRVNALKLFKTKEKSKSVWHSFAAFVMKRPIIMAVIAALVLGLSVTPVKDMRLSIPEADALPPDYESRLAFEKFEKTFGEDELYPVTIVADSKKSFLKDKESLLALEKLTQDLQSEKEVNKTESIFTYTNSLNGSELYQALQTEQGKQQFSPVLKPFINDDTAVIKAYLSVDVTGEKAKQFVKKWEKEHEGLSITIGGVTKFNQEIFDEIIEKAPYGLAIVLITTLFILMIAFRSVFIPVKAIFMNMLSLSATFGILVWIFQSGVIMEPVDIGLMIPVFTFGIVFGLSMDYEVFLISRIQEIYEETGDNDRATLLGLTSTSKIITSAAAIMIVITGSFAFTNVMPVKQIGIAIALAIFIDATIVRMIFVPSLMKLLGDWNWWMPFRKRIEKKQSGTLS, from the coding sequence ATGAAAAAGGGTTTATCGTTTCAAGCCTTAGGAAAATTTACATACCGTTTCCGTAAGCTCATTATAACATTTTGGGTTCTAACTACCATTCTCTTAGGCTTTTTTGCTGTTAAACTTCCTTCGATCTTAAGCGGAAGCGGGTTTGAAATGGATGGATCTTTCGCAAAAGTAGAAAACATTCTTCAAGATAAGTTCGATCAGCCGAAATCCTCTGTGATGCTCGTCTTTGATTCCAAAAAATACGCTCCACAAGACGCTGAGTATAAGGCATTTGTTATGGACACGATCAAACAGATGGATGGAGTCGACGATGTAGTAGCCATTCAAAGTCCTTATGATGTTCCTGAAAAAACAATAAAAGAGAACGTTTCTTTTGCATCTGTTCAATTTGATAAAAGTTTTGGAGATCTTAAAAAGTCGATTGATCAAATTCGTGAGAGAATGCCTGACGAAGATGAAATTTCAGTTTCGTTAACTGGAGGACCTGTGATCGCAGAAGATATGAATACCGCCAGTCAACATGATCTGGCAAGAGCAGAGGCGATCGGTATACCTGCAGCTTTAATCATTCTACTTCTCGCATTTGGCGGTTTGATCGCAGCAGGCTTACCCATTATTGTCGGATTAATCTCGGTCGCAAGTTCACTTGGTCTTCTCTATTTTTACGGACAAACTACAAATGTGAGTATTTTCTTACTCAATGTTGTCCCTATGATCGGACTTGCATTAGGAATAGATTTCGCTCTTCTACTCGTCAACCGCTTTCGTGAAGAGCTTCATCGTGGTGTTGAAAAAGCTACGATCATTTCTGTACAAACAGCTGGTCGTTCAATCGCCTTCTCAGGTTTATGTGTCTTCTTAGGACTATCTGGAATGCTGTTGATCGATATTGATATTTTTAAGACCGTTGCCATCGGAGGTATGGTCGTCGTAATCCTCTCGGTTTTGAATGCCATAACGTTTTTACCCGCTATGTTAGCTGTTCTTGGGCAGAGAGTGAACGCTTTAAAATTGTTTAAGACAAAAGAAAAATCAAAATCGGTTTGGCATAGCTTTGCAGCATTCGTAATGAAACGGCCTATTATCATGGCTGTGATCGCAGCTCTTGTTTTAGGTTTATCTGTTACACCTGTCAAAGATATGAGGCTATCCATACCAGAGGCCGACGCACTTCCACCAGATTATGAATCTAGGCTAGCTTTTGAAAAATTTGAAAAAACGTTCGGAGAAGATGAGCTATACCCGGTAACAATAGTTGCGGACTCTAAAAAATCTTTTTTAAAAGATAAAGAATCACTTTTAGCACTTGAAAAGCTGACCCAGGATCTTCAAAGCGAGAAAGAAGTAAATAAAACTGAATCTATCTTCACTTATACCAATTCATTAAACGGTTCAGAACTTTACCAAGCCCTCCAGACCGAGCAAGGCAAACAGCAGTTCTCACCTGTTCTGAAGCCTTTTATCAATGACGATACTGCTGTAATTAAAGCTTATCTATCCGTGGATGTGACAGGTGAAAAGGCGAAACAGTTCGTCAAGAAATGGGAAAAAGAACATGAAGGTCTTTCCATTACCATAGGTGGCGTAACAAAGTTTAATCAAGAGATATTCGATGAGATCATCGAAAAAGCTCCTTATGGATTAGCTATCGTTCTCATAACAACACTGTTTATTCTCATGATTGCGTTCCGATCTGTATTTATTCCGGTAAAAGCAATCTTTATGAACATGCTAAGCTTATCAGCTACTTTTGGAATTCTAGTCTGGATCTTCCAAAGCGGTGTCATCATGGAACCTGTTGATATCGGATTGATGATTCCCGTCTTTACTTTTGGAATCGTCTTTGGCCTTAGCATGGATTACGAAGTCTTCTTGATCTCTAGAATTCAGGAGATTTACGAAGAGACTGGTGATAATGATCGTGCAACTCTACTTGGCTTAACTTCCACATCTAAGATCATTACTTCAGCTGCAGCGATCATGATCGTAATCACAGGTTCGTTTGCTTTTACAAACGTCATGCCTGTTAAACAAATCGGAATAGCAATTGCTCTTGCCATATTTATAGATGCAACGATCGTAAGGATGATCTTCGTACCGTCTCTCATGAAACTTCTTGGAGACTGGAACTGGTGGATGCCATTCAGAAAGAGAATAGAGAAAAAGCAAAGCGGCACCCTTTCTTAA
- a CDS encoding class I SAM-dependent methyltransferase, with the protein MIITTAGKNAARLRNKAQEVAVSIDGTFVDRESRSISSMMRTYNDHVLMIGVDKISYHPKDESTPFFFHPNSSMFRVKQILRGEKDAFIEATQLKEGMKILDCTLGLASDAIVASLVAGSSGAVVGVESSRAISFVVKSGLQVWESNSEEMNKAMRRIEVVHENHYEFLKKQPENSFDVVYFDPMFESTISSPGIQGLKSSADYSELTDATIKEAKRVASKRVVMKDNKASTKFNELGFSVIKRNASFLYGVIEDN; encoded by the coding sequence ATGATCATTACGACAGCTGGAAAGAATGCAGCACGATTAAGAAACAAAGCACAAGAAGTTGCCGTCTCGATCGACGGTACTTTTGTGGATAGAGAGAGCCGTTCCATTTCTTCGATGATGCGTACTTATAATGACCACGTTCTCATGATCGGAGTGGACAAAATCTCTTATCATCCAAAAGACGAAAGTACACCGTTCTTTTTTCATCCCAATTCTTCTATGTTTCGTGTTAAACAGATTCTTCGAGGAGAAAAAGATGCTTTTATTGAAGCGACTCAGCTCAAAGAGGGGATGAAGATTTTAGATTGTACACTAGGTCTAGCCTCGGATGCGATCGTTGCGAGCTTAGTAGCAGGCAGCTCAGGAGCTGTAGTTGGAGTAGAGAGCAGCAGAGCCATCTCATTCGTCGTGAAAAGCGGTCTTCAAGTATGGGAATCAAACTCTGAAGAGATGAATAAAGCAATGAGAAGGATTGAAGTGGTACATGAAAATCACTATGAATTTCTAAAAAAACAGCCCGAAAACAGCTTTGATGTGGTTTATTTTGATCCGATGTTCGAATCAACGATCTCATCCCCAGGCATTCAAGGGTTAAAGAGCAGTGCCGACTATAGTGAACTTACAGACGCAACCATTAAAGAAGCCAAGAGAGTAGCTTCAAAACGAGTGGTGATGAAAGATAACAAAGCGAGTACAAAGTTTAATGAATTAGGCTTTTCCGTTATAAAACGAAACGCCAGTTTTCTATATGGTGTAATTGAGGATAACTAA
- a CDS encoding SDR family oxidoreductase, with the protein MNHTYFITGYPGFIASKLVSALQTKYPSSMFYLLILKHERDIAEKKLRTQPGNIHLVEGDITKHNLGLASHTIEVLNKRVTHCVHLAALYDLTVAYEPAYLCNVIGTKNVISFVENCPSLERFCYFSTAYVSGDEKGLIMESDISKPSRFRNYYEQTKHEAEVQVRDRMNEVPITIIRPGIIVGDSKTGETLKFDGPYFMMQFLKRLAKFPIPYIGKTSSKIHLVPVDFIIDASVFLMHENVGTCKTYHVLSPDSPSIQEAYTSLCQELLGKSPSWTLNRRIAEQCLSFSHVSKWLGVPLETLSYFSHDAKYDTSQLVKDLEGSGIECRPFNEYVGSMVHYYKNNAHDKNLIRY; encoded by the coding sequence ATGAACCATACTTATTTTATCACCGGTTATCCAGGATTTATAGCTTCAAAGCTCGTAAGCGCTCTTCAAACAAAGTATCCTTCTTCTATGTTTTATTTATTGATCTTAAAGCATGAACGTGACATCGCAGAGAAAAAACTAAGAACTCAACCTGGAAACATACATCTAGTCGAAGGAGATATTACAAAACACAATCTAGGTCTAGCCTCTCACACGATAGAAGTTCTTAACAAACGTGTTACACATTGTGTTCATCTTGCTGCTCTTTATGATCTCACTGTTGCTTATGAACCTGCCTATCTTTGTAATGTTATCGGTACAAAAAACGTCATATCTTTTGTTGAAAATTGCCCGAGCTTAGAGCGTTTTTGTTATTTCAGTACAGCTTATGTTTCAGGAGACGAAAAAGGATTAATCATGGAAAGCGACATTAGTAAGCCTAGTCGGTTTCGTAATTATTATGAACAGACAAAACACGAAGCAGAAGTGCAAGTCCGTGATAGAATGAATGAAGTTCCGATCACAATTATCCGACCGGGTATAATTGTAGGTGATTCCAAGACAGGAGAAACGCTCAAGTTTGATGGCCCCTATTTTATGATGCAATTTTTAAAACGGCTTGCTAAGTTTCCCATTCCGTATATCGGAAAAACATCTTCCAAAATACACCTAGTTCCTGTCGATTTCATTATTGACGCTTCAGTATTTCTCATGCACGAGAATGTCGGTACATGCAAAACGTATCATGTACTAAGTCCAGATTCACCTTCCATACAGGAAGCATATACTTCTTTATGTCAAGAGCTACTAGGAAAAAGCCCAAGCTGGACGTTGAATAGGAGAATAGCTGAACAGTGTTTATCCTTTTCACATGTATCGAAATGGCTTGGTGTACCTTTAGAAACTCTTTCCTATTTTTCTCATGATGCGAAATACGATACTTCACAACTCGTAAAAGATCTAGAAGGATCAGGAATTGAATGTCGACCGTTCAATGAGTATGTAGGTTCGATGGTACACTATTATAAAAACAACGCTCATGACAAAAACCTAATACGCTATTAA
- the plsY gene encoding glycerol-3-phosphate 1-O-acyltransferase PlsY, whose product MFEMIIILLLSYFLGSIPFALLVGKIGYGIDIREHGSGNLGGTNTFRTLGKKAGFIVSAADVLKGTLAASLPILLDVDLHPLIAGVPAVIGHCYPVFAKFKGGKAVATSGGVLLFAQPLLFVLVLFTFFLTLYISKYVSLSSIMAGVGSVVLSFFIAGDWLTTYILIGFTLFLIYRHRQNIVRIAKKTEPKVKWI is encoded by the coding sequence ATGTTTGAAATGATCATTATTCTTTTACTTTCTTATTTCCTTGGCTCGATCCCCTTTGCACTCTTAGTTGGAAAAATAGGATACGGCATTGACATCAGAGAACATGGAAGCGGTAACTTAGGCGGTACGAACACATTTAGAACGCTAGGTAAAAAAGCTGGTTTTATTGTATCAGCAGCAGATGTATTAAAAGGAACACTAGCTGCAAGCTTACCTATATTACTCGATGTTGATCTTCACCCTCTCATTGCAGGGGTTCCGGCTGTAATCGGTCATTGTTATCCGGTTTTCGCAAAATTTAAAGGCGGCAAAGCGGTTGCTACTTCTGGCGGCGTTCTGCTATTTGCTCAACCCTTATTGTTTGTACTTGTTCTGTTCACTTTCTTTTTGACATTATACATAAGTAAATACGTGTCTCTGTCATCAATCATGGCTGGAGTAGGCTCGGTTGTACTAAGTTTTTTCATAGCTGGCGATTGGCTGACGACGTATATCCTGATCGGCTTTACATTGTTCTTAATCTATAGACACCGGCAAAATATTGTAAGAATCGCTAAGAAAACAGAGCCCAAAGTAAAATGGATCTAA
- a CDS encoding BrxA/BrxB family bacilliredoxin: protein MMNAYEEYMKQMAQPMRDELTRAGFEELKTPEEVNYFMQETEGTALVVINSVCGCAAGLARPVAVASINHSVKPDQFVTVFAGQDKEATAQMREFFGEIPPSSPSMAVLKDGKVVHFIHRHNIENHAPEEILENLLGAYDEHC, encoded by the coding sequence ATCATGAATGCTTATGAAGAATATATGAAACAGATGGCTCAGCCGATGAGAGACGAACTAACGCGTGCCGGATTTGAAGAATTAAAAACACCAGAAGAAGTTAATTATTTTATGCAAGAAACAGAAGGAACAGCACTTGTTGTGATCAACTCAGTCTGTGGTTGTGCTGCTGGACTTGCTCGTCCGGTCGCTGTAGCATCCATTAATCATTCTGTAAAACCTGACCAGTTTGTGACTGTTTTTGCGGGTCAAGATAAAGAAGCGACAGCTCAAATGAGAGAATTCTTTGGCGAAATTCCACCATCTTCTCCGTCGATGGCAGTATTAAAGGATGGAAAAGTTGTTCACTTTATTCATCGTCATAACATTGAAAATCATGCGCCTGAAGAAATTCTCGAGAATCTTCTTGGGGCATATGATGAGCATTGTTAA
- a CDS encoding NAD(P)H-binding protein, with protein MNKKTVIVAGSSGLVGKEVVKQLLNDPQCKEIILLVRKSSGMKHEKIKEVIFDFTASDYSIELTEGDVMFICIGTTMNKVKSKKAFEEVDLHIPVKLGKLAHKLNIQHVSVISAMGAHAKSTFFYNRVKGNMESHLISMNFPSLTIVRPSLLIGDREEFRFGERLAEKLYKALPFIYPKKYEPVESSSVAKTMIQDAFNTHNESVKIMENKKIHEISRNILKS; from the coding sequence ATGAATAAGAAAACTGTTATTGTTGCTGGCTCAAGCGGATTAGTAGGAAAAGAAGTGGTTAAGCAATTATTGAATGATCCACAGTGTAAAGAGATTATCTTGCTAGTTAGAAAGTCTTCGGGTATGAAGCATGAAAAGATTAAAGAAGTGATATTTGATTTTACTGCATCTGATTACAGCATAGAACTAACAGAAGGGGATGTTATGTTCATCTGTATCGGAACAACGATGAATAAAGTAAAATCCAAAAAAGCTTTTGAAGAAGTAGATCTACATATTCCGGTGAAATTAGGAAAACTTGCTCACAAGTTAAATATACAGCATGTTTCTGTTATTTCCGCTATGGGTGCTCATGCAAAGTCTACCTTTTTTTACAATCGTGTGAAGGGGAATATGGAGTCTCATTTGATCTCTATGAATTTCCCATCGTTGACGATTGTAAGACCGTCTTTACTGATCGGAGATCGTGAAGAGTTCAGGTTCGGAGAAAGATTGGCTGAAAAACTTTATAAAGCCCTTCCTTTTATCTATCCTAAGAAATATGAACCGGTAGAATCTAGCTCTGTTGCAAAAACGATGATACAAGACGCTTTCAACACCCATAATGAATCCGTAAAAATTATGGAGAACAAGAAGATCCATGAGATAAGCAGAAACATTTTAAAAAGCTAG
- the ltaE gene encoding low-specificity L-threonine aldolase produces the protein MIDLRSDTLTQPTKEMREAIYYATVGDDVYGEDPTINKLEKLAAEITGKEAALFVTSGTQGNQLAVLAQCSPGDEIIVESESHIFFYEGAAISALAGVQPRVIDGVRGEMDPLLVKQAIRSEDIHFPDTTLICLENTHNRSGGSVVSLENMSQIYEVAKEAGVPVHIDGARLFNAAVATDKNVKDYTQYCDSVQICLSKGLGSPVGSILAGDRKFIQKARKWRKRLGGGMRQAGFLAASGIISLTKMVDRLAEDHHKAQKLADAIEDMKSLVLVNKPDTNIVIMNIEKTKQKNDEFLERLKQEGVLAVSFGEGQIRLTTHYDVNDEDIDHAISALRRVVG, from the coding sequence ATGATCGATCTTAGAAGTGATACGCTAACGCAACCTACTAAAGAAATGAGAGAAGCCATCTATTATGCTACTGTTGGTGATGACGTATATGGAGAGGATCCAACAATAAATAAACTCGAAAAGTTAGCTGCTGAGATAACTGGAAAAGAGGCAGCTTTGTTTGTAACGAGCGGTACACAAGGAAATCAATTAGCGGTATTGGCTCAATGTTCACCTGGTGATGAGATCATCGTTGAATCAGAATCTCATATCTTCTTTTATGAAGGAGCTGCGATATCTGCATTAGCAGGGGTTCAGCCAAGAGTGATTGACGGAGTCCGAGGAGAGATGGATCCTCTTTTAGTCAAACAAGCGATTCGTTCTGAAGATATACATTTTCCAGATACAACGTTAATCTGTCTTGAGAATACACATAACCGTTCAGGAGGATCTGTCGTTTCATTAGAAAACATGAGTCAGATATATGAGGTGGCAAAAGAGGCAGGAGTACCCGTACATATCGATGGAGCGAGGCTTTTTAATGCAGCGGTAGCGACGGACAAGAATGTAAAGGACTATACCCAATATTGTGATTCTGTACAAATCTGTTTATCAAAAGGATTAGGCTCACCTGTGGGTTCTATTCTTGCAGGAGACCGGAAATTTATCCAAAAAGCTCGTAAGTGGAGAAAACGTCTTGGCGGAGGAATGAGACAAGCAGGATTTTTAGCAGCGAGTGGTATCATCTCATTAACAAAGATGGTCGACCGATTAGCTGAAGATCATCATAAAGCACAAAAGTTAGCAGATGCCATTGAAGATATGAAAAGTTTAGTACTAGTCAATAAACCAGATACAAATATTGTAATCATGAACATTGAAAAAACAAAACAGAAGAATGATGAATTTTTAGAAAGGCTAAAGCAAGAGGGAGTTCTTGCCGTATCCTTTGGTGAAGGTCAGATTCGATTAACAACGCATTATGATGTTAATGATGAAGATATTGATCATGCAATTTCTGCATTAAGACGAGTAGTAGGATAA
- a CDS encoding amidase family protein: MTQNIVLDLNEVTLEKVQHYFEQGDLTSVELVSFYLDRISTYDKQGPMINSVLEINPDALFIAKSLDFERQNGKVRGPLHGVPVIIKDNIDTCDQMHTSAGSLALENHYAKTDAFLVKKLREAGAVIIGKANMTEWANFMAYEMPNGFSSRGGQVLNPYGPGVLDVSGSSSGSAAAVASNFAALSIGTETSGSILCPAGNNNIVGIKPTVGLVSRSGIIPISISQDTAGPMARNVKDAAILLEAIQGNDPLDAATLSAPQHSNYIEGLEQASLKGKRFGVAYEFCIENLNSTQKSVFDEALKLIEDEGGEIIRLDQISPLENIESDYKVLLHEFKSGLNHYLSSVSPELKISSLSDVIYFNTQNKERCLKHNQELLIESNATDGTLTSPDYLIARMKDLEMTQNKGIDLVIKEHNLTALISPNDIWYGIPAKAGYPSISVPSGFDDDGMPLSVIFTGEAYSEKKLIHIAYVFEQISNKRVPVVF, translated from the coding sequence ATGACACAAAATATTGTGTTGGATTTGAATGAGGTCACTTTAGAAAAGGTACAGCATTATTTTGAGCAGGGTGATTTAACATCTGTTGAACTTGTGTCGTTTTATTTAGATCGCATCTCTACATACGATAAACAAGGACCTATGATCAACTCCGTGTTAGAAATCAACCCCGATGCTTTGTTCATTGCAAAAAGTCTGGATTTTGAAAGACAAAACGGAAAAGTTCGAGGACCTTTACACGGTGTACCCGTCATCATTAAAGATAATATCGACACATGTGATCAGATGCATACGAGTGCAGGTTCTTTGGCTTTAGAGAACCATTATGCCAAAACGGATGCTTTTCTCGTAAAAAAATTAAGAGAAGCTGGTGCAGTCATCATTGGAAAAGCAAATATGACCGAATGGGCTAACTTCATGGCATATGAAATGCCAAACGGTTTTAGTTCACGAGGAGGTCAAGTGTTAAATCCATACGGACCAGGAGTTTTGGATGTGAGTGGGTCTAGTTCCGGTTCCGCCGCTGCTGTAGCAAGTAACTTTGCGGCTCTTAGCATAGGAACTGAAACCTCAGGCTCCATCCTATGTCCCGCTGGAAATAATAATATCGTAGGGATTAAGCCGACTGTTGGATTGGTTTCTCGATCAGGTATTATTCCGATTTCAATCAGTCAAGACACCGCGGGTCCAATGGCTCGCAATGTTAAAGATGCTGCGATTCTCCTTGAAGCTATACAGGGGAATGATCCACTAGATGCTGCAACATTATCCGCTCCACAGCATTCGAACTATATAGAAGGGCTAGAACAAGCCTCTTTAAAAGGAAAACGATTTGGTGTAGCTTACGAATTTTGCATAGAGAATTTAAATTCTACACAAAAGTCAGTCTTCGATGAAGCATTAAAGCTCATTGAGGATGAAGGCGGAGAAATCATTCGATTAGACCAGATTTCACCTTTAGAGAATATTGAATCAGATTATAAGGTCCTCTTACATGAATTCAAGTCTGGTCTTAATCATTATTTAAGTTCTGTTTCACCAGAGCTTAAGATCTCCTCTTTATCTGATGTTATCTATTTTAATACACAGAATAAGGAAAGATGCTTGAAACACAACCAAGAGTTGTTGATAGAAAGTAATGCGACTGATGGAACATTAACGAGTCCTGACTATCTAATAGCTAGAATGAAGGATCTAGAAATGACACAAAACAAAGGAATAGATCTTGTCATTAAGGAACATAACTTGACTGCTCTCATCAGTCCTAACGATATATGGTACGGCATTCCTGCCAAAGCAGGATATCCTTCCATCTCCGTTCCTTCTGGGTTTGATGATGACGGGATGCCGCTAAGTGTTATTTTCACTGGGGAAGCATACTCCGAGAAAAAATTGATTCATATCGCTTATGTCTTTGAACAGATTTCTAACAAGAGAGTTCCTGTAGTATTTTAA